tttaataatttttttaaatatttttataaaaaatatacactCATAATTGGTTACTATTTTTCAATctctaacattttttaaatctaaaatgcTAATCGCGCCATATATCAATATCATTCTAATTAAATCAAGATAATTGATTGGGAAGGGAAAATTTTAAAGGGAATGACATGGCGCAATCTGATTCgttgaaaaattaacaaattttctctGTTTCTTCACACTCAACCAatgatgtagtgacacatcattcttgttaggatcggggacgcccttggaggaccggggtgtttccggttttaggaagggtgaccgcttacaacacacacaacactttggtgatagtccgattagagactaaaaccattctcagcactgcacaaactgtcacagactcttgaaccgggttcaagggcggaaatgtctgtttcaggttgaagcaacttatgcgactttagatgatgttttagaaggagtcggttttatggatatgagtgaccagttttaggagtatgattagtggTTAGGCTAAGTAATAagagcaaaggaaagaacacgagacaaggatttgtttatggatgttcggagcaaaccctcctacgtcaccccttcttctcaggttatgagaaggatctccactaactcttagagttacaacaatactaccggtcgagcccaacttcgctactcgccggttacatcaaactcactctttgatgtaatacaacaactcaacacaacaacacacaaagagcttccggttttagacacaccggttttacagtataggactttatctctctagaatttaatgcttttcgTAATTCGTAATCTACAACTTTCAGAACTGATAATGCTCAcaactgcattaaatgaagacgtttgatcttccttttatagctgaaagtagccaacggttactttcttctctctcctctggattggttgatcgttatcacgccggtgcagagaggttgcttgcacgcttcattttcctcaacacctggcagtcatgcaggcagctctaagcaaaagatgacgtagccggttttcagatttggacacgtgttgggcatgcacctccggttgtcaacttcggatcaataaagcatcattgctttccttgcatgcttccgatcggatctgatcttcttttattctttcaagacacgtttcttccgtcatggtacgtcactcttgtagtttgaatcttccggcttttgttctgaaccttccggtttttgtgtcttgtgcagtatgatccggttggtatgtaagtttttgtcttggctaaccggtcgcttgagaaaatgaaaaccggttcctctaatctttaacttgatcacttgaaactggtttctttgaagtatagtagcaaccggttttgatacgccaaccggttcatacggttttgatctgtacctgcacatgaaagttgacgactgtttagttcgtctggccggttccaaaaattaacttacttaatttttctatcaatttctccctttttgattatttaaaataaatattcaaaacttgtaatgaatggccggtttaaaattaatctacttaattttttctatcaattcaCTTCCccattttcttcttcaaatttCCTCTCTATAACTCCTCTTAAATACTCTCCATAATAGTATCTCTAAAGATAACAAAGCCTATTTTTATGtcatattttattgataattaaaaatatttaggatgaattaaattaaaattatatttatctaattttctataaaatttttataataattaatacaaattaaattaagtatGAAAATATCTTCAGTGgcattcattattaattaatatatatatatatatatatatatatattatgaattatttaaatatatttattttatcaattatattaatatttttaatatatattaaaaaagtatatatattataattataatattttatttttattaaaaaaaataattagtataaaatttttattttatggcTCCTAATTTTTTTGAATGGGACTCCAATTTTGTGgtattatgataatataatttaattatttttatcttatttcttaattttattttactaattattgattaatatatttactattgtattttttctttaaataatacaaaccactttattaaaaaaaaataataatatatttttgttataattaatttatttgatctataataataattattaaatgataCATTCAATAAGTCTATTTAGTAATTCTAAATTTAGTTTTGCTAAAAACATGAcctttaattatgttttaatacaAACTCTTTAATTGACTAAGCTTACaaaagatagaaaaaaaaaattgttatttaaaaaaatagttgtagattaattgataaaaaagaaagacaaaaatatattttaatgaaatatcgtctagtaaaaaatataattattagagattatatttttgtttaggtAATTTCGATAATCTTTATCCAAGTCGAACTCAATCCAAGTCAAAATAGTTAATCAAAATCAGTATTTCAGATTTGAATCGATTTGAATTTcgaattaattcaataaatattcCGCCCTACAAATAtgattaagtattttataataGTGAACTCATATTCATAAACATTAATATAGTTAATAGAGCTAAAATGAAGATCAATTaacctacaattttgatgtAAGTTGCATaccttttaataatattaatataaatatattaaaagtagTTATAGTTAATACAAAATCATTACCCActactaaattaattttacttaGGATAGGATAATAGACATTCCAATACATATAGACATGGTTCTCTAAAGTAAAGTATGGTTGTTAAGTTTTTGCCACATAGATGAGGATCATTGGTTGTATTTCACATTATCATTTCATGactttaattttagttatttacaATAATTACGTGTAGCTCtagatttaatttattcatttgttcGTCGTTACTTCTTAGCATGTGTTATCAAGAATTTACATTTTAGAGTTAACgtagtataatatattttttatcgtcATTTTTATGCGACCGTTAATTCATGTGTTATATTAAATATGGtaacaattatataataaaacaaatttaaatatattaggtAAACTTTGCAGTACACATATATTTATTGTAGGCATGGCATTTTAGCCTCGACAGGTTGGGTACCTGAAGAAATCGAACCGATCAATTcgggtattttttttttatttttcggtTTCGAGTCGGTTCTGAGTACCgagaaaaaattatgaaattcaacctctgtttatttaaatatgtcttcttcttttttcgtTATAAACGATATTATCAAATCAGTTCCAATGaaaatttttataacaaatgtttattttatttttttttatcatgggACGAGtgtgagagaaaataaaaatggaattAAGACTCTTTAACTTAATAGAGAAGAAGAGATGAGATcagttaaaaaaaagataaatcagAGAGAGGtagttttttaaaacttaacgtaattttttttatgtattattaattgctttaaaattaggttaaaagtttaaattaattcaaattatatttaattaataaaaatatgttataaaaataaaaatatattaaattaataaaatgagtaaaaaaagttttaaaaaatcggGTCCGGGTATCCATCGGTTCCGAACCGATATTTCGGGTAATTTAAGTACCCGAATTTTTTGGGGCAAATTCGGGTCCTGTTTGATTCGTATCCTCCGAAACCCGAAAATTTGTCAtccctaatttaattttaccttttttttagagtgaaaaataatatcaatttttattttttgtaaatacTATTTGGGTTGACAATATTTCTGTATGGTCcaacatttttaacaaaatttgtaATGGAGATGAAATATTATACCAAACTTAAAACAAATGTTTGgttatctaatttatatatgtttatttcatGTTTTTGTTGATTTGCTGATTTGCTAATTTAGCATATATATATCTAGAAAGCATGATTAAATCCGACCTAAAGGCGGCCCAAAATGAACCAATACTATTTACAAACTGCTCTTGCCATCATACCGTCGGCGTCGGCGTTGGCGTCGCTGGATATTCCGACTTATGACAGAGGCGGTGGTTACAATTCGCCGCCATCAATCGGCGCTCCGGCTAGAAATTCTACAATGCAATCGTCTACAAGATTCGTTGCCTCCGTCTCAAATCCTAACTCATAAACTGTTagttcatttctctctctcaatgTCTCTCCATATGTTCATAGgtgcatcatcatcatcttcatctcaACACCACCACGAAtctatcatattatatattaaacgaTCTTCTGAATCTGACTAAATTCTACGGTTATATTGGCTATATTGGCGTAAGAAACTCAATTCAAGCTTAGTAACTATGTCTTCAATTCATAGTGCTCTTCCATGACAGATCACGGATCTATTATACTTTATACAAAATCGTCGTTGAATCGCGGAAGTTTCAATCCATGAAGTTTTGCTTGTTCATCtcttagttttaattaaaagCACATTGCAGTTAAAGAGCTTATAGTAATGACTACTGTGTTCATCACATTGAGGTTATATTCTTCCTTGTTGCATATTGTGATTCTCACATTTAGGTTATGAGAGCCAGTTCTTCAATATGTGTTACGATTTGGATTCGATAGTCTTATCTATTATGTTCTTTGAGTCAGGTCAACATCAGTATATCTATTATGTCACTCTCAAGTCTTAACTGGTGGAAATTGACAGTTCAACTCTTAAAAGGTATGAATCTTCCTCCTGCAAATTAgatttttgtaatgttcatcCTACTGCAACTACTAGTGATGAAGAAAGATTAACTTGTATGGCACTTGGAAATCAATGAAGAATAATAGAACAAATAGATAATATGGAAATAAATTGTTTACTCCTATTAGGAAATGTAGAACTGAAACAACCATGTTTGATCTCATCTCCCTCATTTCTTCTGTACATCCCCATGTGACTCAACTAGTCTAAATATAGATCATAGAACATGGACATCTTTACAGGGGCAAGACTTGACATCTTCATACAATATGTATATCCCTCTTCCTGAAAGAATGTgaaatttcttttgaaaaaagaagtaagaattataataaattatattcacTGTAACTTATGTCCTGTGTTTTCGTTCAGTTAAGCAAAACTTTTTGTACTTATGATTAAGACCTAAACAATGATTTCTTCATACATGCAGAGTTTTGTTGGGGATGCATGTCGAGATACAACTCTTATCATTTTGATGGTAGCTGCAGCTGCTTCTTTGGAGCTGGGTATTAAGTCTGAGGTGAGATTTACACAATGTTTATTGTCGAAGAACAATCATCATTTATTAACTCCTATGTTGGTTATTGGATAAGATTGTCTACAATCATCATTTATTAACTCCTTTAATGGTTAATGAATTGTTGTAGTGGGTTAGTGTCAAGGACATCAAGAAGGTAATCACTGCAGGAGACAAATGGGAGAATCCTAAAGATGCTGATGAAGTTTTAGGTTAGTCTTGTTTTCcttgattataattatttcaggGTGGTACTGCTAAGTCAATTGTTGCTACTTAAATAAAATAcgaactaaattaaaaaaatccaaaatatataatataactcgtttttatttgtattaatttattaaacatctAACTTGCTTTCTAtatcaacaataaaaaaaacaaaatttcctTGAAGATACATTGATGTTCCTTTGTTTAGAATTTTAGGTTAAAGTGGGGTATGAAGTCTTTATAACATTCAAAAAAACACCAAGGGCGGATTGAACTCCCATTTGACACTGGTGaaaaatgggtcaaaaccgagagtaaaaactcagttttgaccctataactttcggtatagacccaATTCTGAGAGTTAAAGTAACTCTCgtcatccctcggtattgactctgtcgttaaaaacaattgggcgtttaccgagagatatcgtagagttttcggtttagataaccgagagaaaaaccgaaagttgtatgaaaaactttcggtttttcttcatagggaaaaaccgagagttattcaattaaattttggtttttcccttaaaagaaaaaaaccaagagttattcaactaactttcggtttttccctttgaagaaaaaccgagaattatttaaataactttcggtttttccttttgaagaaaaaccgagagttattcaattaactttcgatttttccctttgaagaaaaaccgagagttattcaattaactttcggtttttccctttgaagaaaaaccgagagttattcaaTTAACAAAAGATATCAACTCAGGTGGGTACATTCGATATTACTTATTTGATTGAGATTCGTTTTTTCCCCCTTCAAATCTGCTCTAGTTTTTCAGCAACATAAATTACATAATAATGTTTCGTATTTCTTTCCTGTAGGGCTTGCTTTCGGTTTCTGCATCTTCGAAAATGTCGTTTACagttgaagatctttaaattttaattaaacattatttgtttctgaaacattattttaaattaagagttatagatatattattcaagacatttattattaataaaaatataaaaataaaatatttatgtaaattatAAAGACTATGTATTAGCGTGATTTAAACTTtgatatttattgttatttacaaatattaacaattacAAGATTAAGACCATTGTAAACTTGGTAAAAGTGACATGAGTTGAAGAAGGATGTTCAGGTATTGAAGGTTTGTGTGGGTGAAATATGTCTTCTCAATTGATTATTTTTGTCTCTCAAGTTTCTAGCTTATCTTAGttagtttgaatatttttttatttcttcagtTATGCTTCTTTCCACCAGTTTTTTCTACTATcctataataataaacaacttCCCTGCCtgaaattgttattataattactATCTGATATAGTTAGCTCGGATATAGTTAGCTCGCCTAATTCGGTTAGTAAAATCAGATTTGCGCTTGTACTTTCAGCATATTAAGTTTCCCTTTAACCGAAGGCACCACACGTTCTCTGGATGAATTAAGCGATAAACCTAATCATTCTTTTCTCAAACTAAGTTAATACAAGCAATGAACATATTAAGCCTAGTCTCTTTTGTGTGACATGGTATTTTTCACATTGATTTtggattatattttattttgaacaagaataacaaaaagaaaaaaaataccttTTATGCTCCAAGAGTATTACATAACTAGAGAATGCGAATGAGATTAGGATTGTACAGATTATTGTATTTCATCCAAACATACTTAGATTCCAGTCATCTGAGCTGTCAACACCTATTAGTGATGGCCTTCCCTAGCAATAGAAAGATGGTGGGCAGTGACCTTCCATCAAATTACTAAGATTACCCAAAAACAAGAGTAGCTGCCTATGGTAAGGTGCAATACTAATCTTTATCATTTGTTTATATACTTCATTCATTCTGTGAGTCGTTGAAAGACATTTGTTTTCTTGGTTGTTCTCTTGTTTTTAGAAGGAGGATTGTCTCTAATTCCTTATTGTTGCAGTTAAGGGTTGTTATGGATCCAAAGAGGCACTATAAGAAGGGTGATTCAAGATCAAAGACACTTCCCAAGTATTTCCAGGTCATTTTCCAGCTGAAATATATGGACTATCCATCACAATTCTAGTTATGTATCAATAATTTATCTGAGCGTCGTCATCATTATTATGTATAGGTGGGCACAGTAATAGAATCATCCTCAGAATTCTTTACAGGCAGGCTTacgaaaaagaaaaggaaaacaaCTATTGCTGATGAACTGCTTTCTGATCCTTCTCTTGGCGATTACAggtaataatcaaaattaatagaTATCCCAAGGCTACTGAGAAAAAGCGGTCTAGGGATTTTGTTCACTTTTTGTTCAACAATGCTATTTTCTAAACCCCTTaccctttaaaaaaattaataaaaaacaaggCTATTATAAACTTTTGCAGGAAGCGCAAAGTGCAAGAGATAGAAGGACATAATAGGCCTGCTGTAGTTGACAAATGGAAAATAAGGGGCAAGGCGCAAGCACTCTAGAAAACGAACAAAGCAAAGAAGAAACTATCTTTTTCTTACATGTTAAACGTTGTTTGCTTATAAAGAGAGGTTACATTGTTTGTTTGTCGTGGATATCACTCTCCCATATGTCTTACTCTCATGAGAAATATATGTCTCTTTTCTTTTAAGCCAGTGCCATCTTTGATATTCAATGAAGAAACTAATTCATTGTAAATGTCTTTGGGGTCCTTTGTCTGTTTTAACCTCtaccttttttttcttctatttgaGCAAACAAACAAGAATTATGCAATTGCAATATTTGTGTCTCTTGTTTATTGACATGTCTCTTTGAAATTTTTGGCCTGGGAAATATGTCTCTTGATTGTAGGCATGTGCAATTGCAATCTTTGTGGTCCATGATTGACATGTTACACAAGATTGTGTTTTTAATGAGTTAGTAGGTTTGTTtttccaaataatattttatatttataaagagtAACAATAGGGAAAAAAAATAGGGAAAAAAAATGTAGCtaatgatcaattttaaattttacatgttcaccaaacaaaatttaataatttctctctcttaatgtttttttattattttaataaattatttaatattttttctagtctttaacttattataaaattattataaatattcacttaatttaaaatttaaaaaaataaaatcttaatttttaactcaaaatacaaatttttaataattataataaatagaattcaaattacttattttcaatatatatacaaataataaaattatataaaagagaaaattataggtgaatttttaatatatatcttacaagaaaatgaaaaaaaaaaagaaagatactTTTAACgagaaataagaataataaatttaaagaatggaaataataatttaataatctataaatatatatatatatatttatatttaaattttattttatatatatttatatatttataatttaatatatattttaaaaatatacctacatttatatattttattcattctccttattattattcatattaaaaatacataaaacaaattaattaactattaactgtaaaaaattaatagatgaaaaaaataattaattaaattaaaaaaattaatcaaatttatatttaacttttaattcttttatatatatttatttattaatttttccagttattattgtaaatatatataaattaattaattaatttaaatatataaatatttaattataatttaatagataaaaagagaaaaaaaaatataaatgaagagaatagagaaattattaatgaaaagatgagagataaataaatattttgaattaggcTTAGTCATTTAATCACCTTTCACACtttcattataaaattttaactttgttatccttactcatttataaatataggtAGGTCTAGTTTTTCCCTATGGGTCACAGACCCATTGTGTAAGCCCAACTACAATGCTAAGAATTCTATTTAGTTATATACATACTATTATATGTATATGTTTAAAGTAGCGATGTGGGAAATTTTGccttacatataaaaaaaaaaggaagcaGAACTAAACTAAGTCAATGACTGAATTCTCCTCAGCTTCAAACTGAAggattacataaaaaaaaaaaaccctgAAGGATTTGGATAGATGAGATACTGGTACTGGCTGCTGAATTGCAGGTAAAACAGTTGATCTTTCAAGGCCAAAGGTTGAGTTAGCTTCTTCACTAACACAAGCTTTCCTTGACTTGTTGAATGGCTCCGGTAGTGTTTCTTCAGGAACATCACcctgaaataaattaaattgcaaCACAATATGAAATACAAATGGTTTATTTTTGTTactattgtttatttttgttattttatgaaagtaaataatgaaatgcatacctcCGGGTGGGTCTTAAAGTAGTCCAATAGCCTACTACGAAACATCTTCTTTAGATACATATGCCCAGACTCTGATGACAGCTGATTTGGTTTCATAATTGCTGCAGTGTTCAAAGTTATATGAATATCTGGCTTCATACAGAAAGTTAGTTCATTCTGGGTAACAGTCTTCTTCATCTCTATGGCCTCTGGTAAAATAAACTTCAATTGTGCCAAATGACTATAGGTGAACCTCCTATTAAAGAAACAAAGCAagtcattaaaataaaagaataaaaagggTAAATTGTCCTGGCATTATAGTTGTAGGATATTTATATACTCAAATAGCCATAGCATACCTATTAGTGAATGACTCAATTTTGggtttaatatttgaaaaggTTGGATTGGAACCCCTCAGAAGCAGAATGGAGCTAACCAATCTATCAAAAAACTCACCCAACATTGCATACCTGAAAAACAACTCgattgtattaattaaaagaagaaaaaacacagAAGTTATATACATACTATTATATGATTAAAGCAGCGATGTGGGACATTTTGccttacatataaaaaaaaaagaagcagAACTAAACTAAGTCAATCTGGCTTTAGCAGACTGATCCTCGACTGAACTCTCCTCAGCTTCAAACTCTTCAGCCTTTGTCCTCTCAGCTTTCTCCCGTCTTATTATGCTAGAACTGGCAGCTTTATCTCATCAACAATGCTCCTCACAtggttttatattataaatgacaCAAACATGCAGATAACATGATTAGTTGAAGTTCAAAAACACGCATTTGAAGTACTAATCATACCTAGTTTGGTTAGACAGCTAAAAAAGAGGACGtgaagaaacaaaaaaattacTGAAAAGCTTTGAGAATACATGTTAACAAAACGCTTGACCATATTTGTTTAACAGGATCTTGTTTGTACAAAATAGCCAAGAAtttaaaatgtacaaatgtaCAAATATGAAAGCATCTGTTAGCCAATCCTAGATGCAGATCTCATTTGACTCAGTCAATCTATTAAGGAATTCTACACACTAATCTAACTTAGAATGAACATGCATTTCCTAAAAGATGGATGCTTCATAAgtcttgaataaaaaaatagttacaaAGTATCTCCTCTCACCCTGTGTTAACAACTAAGGCATACCAGAAATTGGATCAAAGATAAAAGCATTTTGCATGAGATTGTTACCAAATTACTCTAGCAAGTAAATCTTTAATGTATGGTTAAGTTGTGCCCAGTCTAAATATTCACAAACCAAAGTAGTTAGCAATTTTCCTGCACAATAATTAAGACTGCAAATCTGCAAGAATAAGGAGAAATAGAGCATACAGATAAATATATACTCACCACATAATAGTTTCACCTACTTAAATACAAACAGACCAAAAGTTACATTTTAAATGCAGAAACAGAGCATTGAAGAATTTACTATCATGCCGCCTAAGTTCATAATATCTACATGCTGAATTATCACCTGGAATATATATGAACTTTTTATCCTTAAAAAAGTGATCATACTAGATGATTGTAACAGAGTTCATTTCCCATATCACAAATTTAGTTTTCTTGCAAAGAATGTGTGAAAATTATCCTTCAAAATACCTAGTTAAACAAAATACTTATGTAGTAAGTATCTAATTGATATTGCTAACTTGTAACAAGAAATTATACTGATGCAATAGCAAGATGGAATGGTGATATGATATCCCTATTTAGAAACAACTACATAACAATAACAATTGAATAAAAGAAACATATCTAAGATCATATTATGTTTGTAACTAAACTTAGCTAGAAGCGTTTAAAACCAGTGCTGCTGGTTGAAGAAATATCACATCATTAACTCATAACCAAATGATAAGTAGATAATAGTAAAATCAATGAGATGACTATCTAGGCATACATTGAAGCTGAACTTGAGCACGTGAAATAGAAAAATAAGTGAAGCGTAAAAAAGCAATTTAGCTGCATGCATACAATATTTTTCTGTTTAAGTGTAAATATTCTTGGTgcaaattaattagattttaaccCACAAAGTTGCACCTTATAAATTTTCCTCTTGTACTTTTGTCCCTCTTGAAGCTAGCTAGTAATATTTTCCatcatacataaaaaaaaataacagtagttttaacatttaactttatttgCCAAAGTTGtgcaataaattaatttgttcaaTCAGTGTCTTGGTCTTTGCAACTACAAGATTCATTCACACAACAACTCAACAAGTATGTGAGATTGAAAGACACTATACCAGTAAGACGAAGCTCTCCCAACTTTTTCCAGGCATGTGCAGCTTTCCTAAGAGTGTTTTTAATCAACTCCTTCCTTCCTAGAGTTACTCTATTATCCTTGCTGAATACCTAAAGCACAATGAAGTTTCTAATAAATACTTGAATTTCTCAATAAGCCTATCATTTTGTTTCAATTATATCCACTAAATCTGCAACTTTAACTACAGAAGAACACATGATCTGTTTGATTTGTTTCGATGCTAATCAAACTCCACAAAAGGAGGTTGTAAGATTTAATCAAAACCTTGTATGTGCTTCATACGGATaaacaaatgatattttagtcatttaaccaaattatcccaaataaccGCTTTTCCCCCAAATTgtttttacatcaaacaagtctTAGCAAAAATGTATATGGCCTTCACATGAGGACATTTACTAACCTGGCCATGACAAAAAGTTCCATGACCATACGGGATCACTCCCCAATATACTTTTGAACCAACTCAGAACCAGAAACCCTTATGAAAGTACAATCAGTATGATGAGCTACTGCTCTGGCCTATAGCGTTTTCCCAGTCCCAGGTGGTCCATACAGTAGAACCCCCTGTTTGAAAAGTGAATAATATTTCATGAGCATGAAAAATTTCCAATTAACAAAGCAACTAACTTACAAATGTATAAAGCCTTCAGCATTGAAGATGAGAATaattaaaactgttaaaaaatAAGCATTCACAAAATGGtaaaaactataaattataatcaaacaataCTTCCAAATCAAGAGATCCAATCCAAATAAAAAAGATCAACTTCTGAAAATCCTCAATACATTGTAGCTTCAAAAGAGAAAACAGATAAAATACCTTATGTCTAGTGGAATCC
This is a stretch of genomic DNA from Impatiens glandulifera chromosome 4, dImpGla2.1, whole genome shotgun sequence. It encodes these proteins:
- the LOC124935663 gene encoding CDT1-like protein a, chloroplastic translates to MLGEFFDRLVSSILLLRGSNPTFSNIKPKIESFTNRRFTYSHLAQLKFILPEAIEMKKTVTQNELTFCMKPDIHITLNTAAIMKPNQLSSESGHMYLKKMFRSRLLDYFKTHPEGDVPEETLPEPFNKSRKACVSEEANSTFGLERSTVLPAIQQPVPVSHLSKSFRKKKKVEVKTDKGPQRHLQ